A region from the Nymphalis io chromosome 9, ilAglIoxx1.1, whole genome shotgun sequence genome encodes:
- the LOC126770965 gene encoding lymphocyte antigen 75-like has translation MLLIIYLLIFGLISCLDGKFRCDYKYFNDAEGYLKLHRVPANWHEARLRCHLEGAKLASPLNEKLRSAMKDVIKLENTSRCVFTGIHSVFSRGDFHSVEGIPLSKIPHNWADDEPDNYDDNESCLLMLPTGLLADFNCSEPLPYMCYKKSAKHLHLNSCGTTDPEYELNPKTGSCYKFHRVPRTWSRAYMTCTAEGGHLAIINSDNEAQVIKEIFAKNPGHSMKGNFWKDIAFMGFHDWGEHGEFLTIQGDTLLEAGYDKFSPGEPNNATTGEYCGAVYRNGMYDDLWCENKYAFICEKDADSLLCESDD, from the exons atgttgttgataatatatttactcaTATTTGGACTTATATCGTGTTTAG atggAAAATTCAGATgtgactataaatattttaatgacgcTGAGGGCTACTTAAAACTACATAGGGTGCCAGCCAATTGGCACGAGGCCAGACTGCGATGCCATCTTGAAG GTGCGAAGTTAGCGTCACCTCTTAATGAAAAACTAAGATCTGCAATGAAAGATGTCATTAAATTGGAAAATACATCAAGATGCGTCTTTACTGGAATACATAGTGTTTTCTCGAGGGGTGATTTTCATTCTGTTGAAG GTATACCTTTATCAAAGATTCCCCACAATTGGGCAGATGATGAACCTGATAATTATGACGATAATGAGAGCTGTCTCCTGATGTTACCGACCGGACTGTTAGCTGATTTTAATTGTTCTGAACCATTGCCTTATATGTGTTACAAGAAAAGCGCTAAACATTTGCATCTCAATAGTTGCGGAACAACCGATCCTG AGTATGAGCTAAACCCTAAAACTGGAAGCTGTTATAAGTTTCACAGAGTACCTCGCACGTGGTCGCGAGCGTACATGACATGTACTGCTGAAGGAGGCCACTTGGCTATTATTAACAGTGATAACGAAGCCCAG GTGATTAAAGAGATTTTTGCCAAAAACCCTGGACATTCCATGAAAGGAAACTTCTGGAAAGATATAGCATTTATGGGATTTCATGATTGGGGAGAACACGGAGAATTTTTAACGATTCAGG GTGACACACTTTTAGAGGCGGGCTATGACAAGTTTTCACCTGGAGAACCAAATAACGCGACTACAGGGGAATACTGCGGTGCCGTATATCGCAATGGGATGTACGATGATTTGTGGTGTGAAAACAAGTACGCGTTTATCTGTGAGAAGGACGCGGACAGTCTATTGTGCGAAAGTGACGACTAG
- the LOC126770947 gene encoding sucrose-6-phosphate hydrolase-like, which produces MALLRNCSIFLCLIALTYSAFVDNYENSKVQLEEYIQNKKKDINPRFRPLYHVVPPVGWMNDPNGFSYHKGEFHLFYQYYPYDSVWGPMHWGHSSSPDLVNWNTLPTALLPEKEQCFSGSAVSDGDTMILMYTGHASSDVEPYYNESQYLAYSDDGINFHKYEGNPVLPRSPNGSPDFRDPKVWKRGDDYYVIIGSKTSDNRGRVLLYKSRDMKNWEFLSVLGESNGDLGYMWECPDFFELDGKFVILMSPQGMPPQGDRYKNTFQNGYIIGSFNYDTNEFVPEVPFQEIDYGHDFYAATTTEANGKRYVVAWYSMWEMAHPEDVDGWAGAMTIVREMSIVNNRILMKPVEAMVNLRDGVAVDGDIGPNEAREFGKAVELLIDSDLNQKVDLLLEGREGGGKVWLRWDPEIRKVVVDRGLGDVRQVEWSPFGSHTWRVFLDSSSVELFCGEGEVVFSSRVYPLGGWRLINQSPQAVRVKAFNLRRSVPE; this is translated from the coding sequence ATGGCCTTACTACGTAATTGTTCCATCTTCCTGTGTCTCATCGCGCTAACCTATTCGGCATTCGTTGACAATTATGAAAATTCCAAAGTTCAATTAGAGGAATACATACAAAACAAGAAAAAGGACATCAATCCCAGATTCCGGCCGTTATATCATGTAGTTCCACCGGTGGGATGGATGAACGATCCAAATGGATTTTCATATCACAAGGGTGAATTCCATCTCTTCTACCAATACTATCCATATGATAGCGTATGGGGCCCGATGCACTGGGGTCATTCAAGCAGTCCCGATCTTGTGAACTGGAATACGCTACCCACAGCACTGCTGCCTGAAAAGGAACAATGTTTCTCTGGAAgtgctgtaagcgatggtgacACGATGATTCTTATGTACACCGGCCACGCCAGTAGTGACGTCGAACCTTATTATAACGAAAGCCAGTATCTAGCGTACAGCGATGATGGAATCAATTTCCACAAATACGAGGGTAATCCAGTTCTACCTAGATCACCGAACGGCTCGCCTGATTTCCGTGATCCAAAAGTATGGAAGCGTGGCGATGattattacgttattattgGAAGTAAGACTTCGGACAATCGAGGACGAGTTCTTTTGTACAAATCGAGGGATATGAAAAATTGGGAGTTTTTAAGCGTATTAGGTGAGTCCAATGGAGATTTAGGCTATATGTGGGAATGCCCTGACTTTTTCGAACTAGATGGCAAATTTGTTATTCTTATGTCACCCCAAGGAATGCCACCTCAAGGAGACAGGTACAAAAACACCTTTCAAAATGGTTACATAATCGGTAGCTTTAATTACGATACTAATGAATTCGTGCCAGAAGTACCATTCCAGGAAATAGACTATGGTCATGATTTCTATGCTGCAACAACAACTGAAGCAAATGGAAAACGTTACGTGGTTGCGTGGTATAGTATGTGGGAAATGGCGCACCCCGAAGATGTTGATGGATGGGCCGGAGCAATGACAATAGTTAGAGAAATGTCCATTGTTAACAACCGTATCCTCATGAAACCTGTTGAGGCGATGGTCAATCTAAGGGATGGTGTAGCGGTTGATGGTGATATAGGGCCAAACGAAGCGCGGGAGTTCGGAAAAGCGGTTGAATTACTGATTGATAGTGATCTTAACCAGAAAGTGGACTTGTTGTTAGAAGGTCGCGAAGGTGGGGGTAAGGTATGGCTGCGTTGGGATCCAGAGATTCGCAAAGTAGTTGTAGACAGAGGCTTAGGTGACGTGAGACAAGTGGAATGGTCACCATTTGGATCGCATACCTGGAGAGTTTTCTTGGATTCTAGCAGCGTAGAACTTTTCTGCGGCGAGGGTGAAGTAGTATTCAGCAGTAGAGTGTATCCTCTCGGCGGATGGAGGCTAATCAACCAGAGTCCTCAAGCTGTTCGTGTTAAGGCTTTCAACTTAAGAAGAAGCGTACCGGAATAA